The nucleotide sequence ATTTCTCTCATATACCCAGTTCCACAGATTGCAATCTCTCCTCAGAAAAAGCTGGACCCCGCCCAAAACCCAGACAGGTCCCCTCTGCAGACCCATCGGTACGAGCGAGTCTCAAGTCTCTTGGATAACGTCaaaccaagccccagctgctgtgatccGCGTCCTCCCTGCGCTTGCTGGCCACCAGGTCCTGGTACAAAATGTCCTGGGCTGTCATTCCCGGATTGTCCACCAGGTGGCGGCAGCACATCGCTCTGAGCCGCTCCGGCTGGGGGAGCGGCGCCGGCCCCGGCACCACGGCCCCGGCACCACTGCCCCGGGCAGCCGGACCCGCCTGGCCCCCCCCAGACCTCCCCTTGGTTGGAGCTGCTGCGATGCCCGTGGTcaggactgtttgcaaaggatTTCTACCGCCTTTGTGCAGCCGTGACTCGATGTGTGTGTCCAGAAGCAGGTGAGGCTGAGGTTCTACTCCCAAAATAGATCCATAGAGTTAAAGAAGTCCATTGCTAGGAAGAGACTTTTTGGATCAGTTTGTGTTAGGTGCTGGCGAGAGGAGCTCTGCCTTCCTGGAAGGGCCTTACACCTGTGCaaacaggtcaagggaggttcccctgtccctctgctctgccctactgaggccacagatggagttctgtgtccagttctgagcttccCAGATCAGAgtgacagggaactgctggaggttACAGTGGAGGCTATAAGGATGCTGATgggacctggagcatctctgtgagggggaaaggctgagagccctggggctgttgagcctggagaagagcagctccagaggggatctgttcaatgctcagcaagagataaaggttGGGGGGGCAAGAAGATGGGGGCAGACTCTTGCCAGTGGTgtcaggacaagggacaacaggcacaaacttctGTCTAAACAGAAGAAacttgtttgctgtgagggtgctggagccctgaagcaggctgcccagagatgttgtggaatCTTCTTTGGAGcaattcaaaacccacctggacaccacGATCCTGGGCAacgtgctgtgggtgcccctgctttagcggggaggatgatcttcagaggtcccttccagccccctccagcctgtgGTTCTAAGCAGTAGTGTTTGCCAGGGTCTGTGCAGAACTGGCTTTGCCACAAGCGTGGCGtaagctggaggggagggaggaaagcagaCACCATGACTGATCTGTGCAGGTATCAGGCTGAAGCCCACGGGAGGGTGCACCATTGAGGGTGTTCCTACAGCCTCCACAGCCCACCCCAGCATGGGGCCAACTGGATCCCAGCCATGCTATGGGACTGGGAGAGCCCTAATGGGGTTCATGGGTTCATGTGTTCATGTAGTGTGGGGGCAGCAGGTTTGCTCTTTCCAGAGCATTTAGCACAGGCTTGTTTGCCTCGCTGCTGAGCCTGGCGCAGCCAAAGCCCCAAAGACAAACAGAATTAATTAGGTCCTCACCCAGCTACAGCCACTttcccttttaaaatgttttgcttccttgtggagtgtccttggcTGAAGTGTTTGTGCCACAGCCTCACATCCATCAAGAGCtgagcaaactgcagcagccGACATCAATTAGGCAGAGCCCGGGGTGGCAGCTGATGCCCCCTCCGTGGGCCAGTGTGGCTGTCACTGGTGTGTGGCTGTCACTGGTGTGTGGCTGTCACTGGTGTGCAGCTCTTGCAGGCAGCACCTGGGTTCCCCCTGATTGTTTGTGTACACAAATTAAGCAGGAGCATCTCGCCCAGGTTTGACGGGATGTGCTGCGCTTGATGTGGAACAGAACAGGAGGGATCACATGGAGTCCTTCTTCCCCCGGGGGTGACATGGGTGAGTGTGGGGACAGGGCTAGCATCTGCTCTGGAGGCGAGTCTGGAGTCAAATGGTCCAACTGGGGgatgggggaggcagagggaagtGAAAGGAAAGAGTTGTGATGGAAAGGTGTTCCGGTGTTTGGGAGATGGAAAGAGCAGCCCTTCGTCCTGCAGGTCAAGTTCACTGCAATGTCTTGTgtagggaagcagcagcagggacctcAGCACATGTGGACAGGACAGCCCATCTATGAAAAACCATCCAAAGCTTAAACCACAGCTAATGAacccagagcagcagtgtgaTCAAACCTCTCCAGTCCCAGAGAGGGGAcagtgagtgctgctgctgcctgggatgccaccctgggcacagcactgtccTGCTCTCTGTGCATGGCTCATGGGGACTGAGgcttctcccccagccctgttccttgTGGCACTgaagcagcctccagctgtAACGGAGATGACAGTCCTTCAGACCCTGACTGTCCCCGAGCCATGCTCATGGCCACCCTGCCCTCTACATGCTGCATCttgggctgctggagggcttGGAGCCCTGAGTCCAGAGCCCCTTCATCTGCTGTTCCTGAAGCTGAAGTGCCCCAGGCTGCAAATGTCCATGGTTCCAGTTAACTCCTctgtccccacagctctgctggggacaACTGAGGgcttcagggcagagctgagctgtgggtgCACATGGATGGACGTTTGGATGGAtccagctctccccaggcttTCCCCTAAAGCCGCAGCATGAAgcacctgccccagctgctctttcctccccggaggggaagcagaaggaagggcAAATTTTGCTCCCCTCATCAGGCATGTGCCTGGGGGAcgtctgcagggacagctcttgccagcctctgcctgcaggacTTGGTCTGTCACAGCTCTCCTGCCaccccctggccccagctgcccctgctgcagacaAGCTGGGAGCCCTGTCTGGCAGACACAAACCATTTCACCTGCTGCCACTTGTTGAAAGCAAACGAGCTGCAGATGTTTAGCTTCACCacatcaggctgtgcagaggcacAGGAAGGCACCAGGCCAGTTCTAGTCCTTGGCAGGGATTTTCCTCCCCTGCTGTGACCCAGCTACCCTGGGAATGCCCTTAGCTGCTTCGCTCTGCTAAACCAGGGGCTGAACACAGGCTGCACACACATCTCAGCCAGTGAGACATAGGACCTGCCTGTTTCTAACCTCTCTGAGCACTTTGGGGGCCCTTCTTGCCCTGTTCTGTCCATGAGGAGGACTCTTGGATCCTCAACACACCCAAGTGTATTTGGctcacacagcactgcacaagTTCCTGGCTCTCCTTGTCCTGCCAGAGAAAACATCTTGTCCTGCTCTTGTCCTGCGTGGCAAATGCTTGCTAACCCCAGCAGCCACACCACATCCCAGCAGGTCCATAgtttcccagccccagcttccaTCCCACATCCCAGCATGCCCAAAGCTTCCCAGCACGTCTGTAGTTTCCTAACCCCAGCTTCCATACCATGTCCCAGCATGTCCATAGCTCCCTTTTCCGAGTTTCCATACCACATCCCTGCACGCCCAAAGCTTCCTAACCCCCATGTCCCCGCGCGATGCTCTCTGTGATCCACGCACCAGGATTCCACAGGAGCACTGCACACCCAAGCCCCACATCCGGAGCGCCccgcagcagggctctgcagccgaGGGGCAGCGGGGCTTAGGGGCGGTCGGGACCCCGCCCGCTGGCTGAGCCGGGAGCTGCGGGAGGGGCTGTATAAGGCAGGCAGGCATTGGGCAGGTGGCATTTGCTGGTGGGGGAACTCCTCCAATGGCTCCACTCATTGCTGGGGCACCTGGAGGTGGGGCCTTCCAGAGGGTTCCTGCAGCTCCGACGTCTTGGTTTGCAGCCTCTGCACGTGTAGCATCCTGGTCTGCGTCTCCTGCACCTCCAACATACTGGTCTGCAGCTCTCGCAGCTCCAGCATCTCGATCTGCACCTCCAGCATCTTGGTCCCTGCAGCTTCTCCACCTCCATCATCGTGgtttgcagctcctgcagctccattgTCTTGGTCAGCAGCTCCTCTACCTCCAGCATGTTGATCTGCAGCTCCAGCGTCTCAGTCTCTGCATCTATGCACCTCCAACAGCCTggtcagcatccctgcaccAATGGCTGCTGTACCtcgcagggcttgggctggggttGGCTGGGAGTGGGGGTCCTAAAGCCCCTGGGTGCTACTAGTCCGGGCAGGGGAGGGACGAGTGGGGCACAGGGAGCcacagccgccgtgggggctcAGTAAGCCTGAGCCTGGTGAGGCCACTGGGACACCCCAGCCATAAGGATCTGTTTCCAGTCCATGGCACGGAtcctgagcagcagtgctgtgcatggtggggctggcaggcagccttgctcaccccagcttcctcatACTACACTGCAAAgagtttttcttctgcttttggcTTAACAGTGAACCAGAAAGCCCTGGTGCTCCCGattccagcagccccctgctctgAACCCACACCCCCATTTCTGCAAGGTGTGGAactcctctggggctgcctgaTTAGCCAGAGGTCAGTCATAGAGGTGGAACTAGTGGGTCCTGCCAACTGGGAGGTGCCTCACCACAGCCAGGTCATCTCTGGTCAGGGCCAagtgtgggcagtgctggcagggctggccccaTCCCCATCTGGCCATGGCACAGTGACCCAGATGATGCAGCAGCCCCTGTGGCTGCACCCGTCAcagccatccctgctgcaggcagggtccCACCACGTTGGGTCATCTGCTGAAGGTGAACTGCTTTTGTGCTTTGTTCCCTCAGGACAGGAGCAGCATTTCGCCCAGGGaagggctctgccagcacctccatatGTCCCCAAGGAGCCTTCATGGAACATCCCAATGGTGGCACCAGGTATGTGGAGCCAAGAGCAATGACGGGCACCCAATCCACCTGGAAGCACTGGGtcctgccacagcctccctgccctcccccctgcctgcccccccacccTGCACTGATCCCCAGGAGGAGGGTTTTGCCTGCCCAGAGTCACTGCCCTTGCTCCAGTGCCCACAGGGTGTCCCAATGAGAGATGCCCAAGAGGAGGGTAGGCTCTCCCTGACACCactttctccccttctgctgggGTGAGGAAATGGCTGGGCTCACTGGGTGCAATCCTGCCCGGCTGGGCACAccatgctgtggggctgggcttcTGTAAGCTGGGCAGCCCCAAAGTGCttgcctcacagaatcacagaatggtaggggctggaggggaccctcaagtcacacacacacacacacaccccagttagagcaggttcacctagagcaggttgcacaggatgttCTCCAAGCGGGTTTTgagtgactccagagatggagagtcCCTGGGGTCTGGGCCAGGGTGGGACACTTCTTTCCTCCACCAAGCTTTGCAGTCTGTCTTTGTGTCTTTATGTGGCTGCTGAGCAGGTGAAATGCTCttgacagcagggctgggctgtgtcgGGGGAGAGTAAATCAGTGCAGGGTGAGCTAAAGCACAGCAAACACTGCCCTGATGTGCTCCCCTCCCACCACTCTGGTGCCTCCTCTTAatgtgtttgtgggtttggtttggtgctcagctgcctctgagTGTCTTTGGCTGTTGTGCTTCTTGGAGATGAGAAGAgctgctttattttttgttaCTCAGTGCTAGGGGAAAACTTCAGTGGTTAAACGGTCAGGAAAATCCTAATCCCAAATGTCCTGAGCCTgccagggacctggggatgctcctccagagcaggacagggcaCGGAGGGAGCGGGGAAAGCAAAGACAAGTGATAAGGGCTCAGGGCTTAGAACACTGAGatcaggaggagaggagaaagaaacccAGACACGTTCCAGCTCCACAATGTGTTTATTGGGTATgcttaaaaaaacaccaagaaggagaaaagggagaaccacagagctgcacacacTGCCCGGCCGCATGCTCTACAGCAGGGGACAAACCCAGCACTACTGTGGACTCTGGATCTGCCGCAGGAAACGAAGCCATGCCGGGAGGTTGGACGTGCAGGTGCCTGGGGAGAGGTGACGCAGGACCTGAAGGAGACCCAGGAGAGCGGCACCGGTGGGTGCACTGCATCTGGACAGgtgcccacctctgccttcTGGTGCACTCTGCAGCTGGAGACCTGTGGTCCCTGGCATGCCTGGCTGCCCATGAGCTCCCCACGGTGTGGAGGCACCacgcaggctgcccagcagcggTTTCCCAGGTACGTCTCCTGCCTTTCTGGGAGCTCACACTCTCCCTATGCCCTTCCAGCCACCAGCATCCCTTCCAAGTTCCTCCTCCTTTGTCATCTCCAACTCTCACCTGTCCTGGTGGGCtgggtggggaagaggagggaagggaggggaggcagtAGGGTTGGTATTGGCCAAGGCAGTGCCTCTCCCCACCCAGCCCACCTGAGTTTCCAGCCGGTGCCGCTGGTGCCGGTgccttcctcccagccctggggtgtCCAGCTCAGCACACCGAGCAGCTGTTGGTCTTGTTCATGGGAGGCCTCAGCGTCTGCTCCTTGGGCAACGTCTCCCTCCTCTTGCAGAGCGCTGGGCTGAGCCTGCTGGGCAGGTtggcttgctgcagcagctccctgaagacCTCCAGGACGTTCTCGTTGTCCTTGGCTGACGTCTCGACGAAGCGACTGTTCCAGTCCAGCTCCACCAGCGACAGAGCGTCCTCGGCCGGCACCTGCCGCTCGCCGCCGCTCTCTGCCTTGTTGCCGACCACCACGATGGGAGGGAATTTGTCCTCCTTCACCTCCAGGATCTCCTCCCGCAGGCTCTTGACGCTCTCGAAGGACTCTGCGTCGTCTACGGCGTAGACCAGGGCGAAGGCGTCGCTGTTCTGGATCGAGAGCTTCCTCATGGCTGGGAAGGAGTAGCTGCCACTGGTGTCCAGGATTTCCACCTTGAGCGTGGCGCCGCTCACTTCGTACTCCTTGCTGTGCAGCTCCTCCACCGTGCGCCGGTGCTTGGGCTCGAAGGTGTCCATCAGGAAGCGGCGGATGAGGGCGGTCTTGCCCACGCCGGCTGCGCCCAAGAAGACCAACCTTACGTGGTTCTTCTCTTTCACCACTGGGGAcatggctgggctggctggcacGGGCTGCTCCCTCGCTGGTGCTCACCCCAGGCAgtccctggctggctgcagtccCCGGTGTGCCTGCGCCGCCTCAGTGCCACCAGCGAGCCTTGGTGGCAACCTCTTCGCAAACTTCTCCTGGCTGCTCCGTGGCCGACGCTGCAGCTTCCAAGACCTTCTCATCTTTTTATCCTGGCTTCTCCCTGCCATGTGGCACCAGGCTGTCCAATCTGCGTGGgttgagggtgctgagggagggagggaaggcagggtggggggaggagagcagggtgCTTGGACCAATCCGCAGAGCGCAGCGCtggacagccctgcagagcactgcGCTGCGTTAGGCGCTGCGCCGGCACTGCTCACCACCGCCTGCAGCcccgggcagccagcagccctttcccccctccctggagattaACCTCTTCTTCTTGGATGGgcttgctggcagcacaggaggtcacTGGGGATTTCCCCACCCGTTGAGTGCTTGGTGGCTGgacatggcaggggctggctggtgtcacctgcagggcaacaaagctggggaggggttaggagcacaagccttgtgaggagaggctgagggggctgggggtgtttagcctggagaagaggaggctcaggggagaccttattgctctctacagctacctgaaaggtggttgtagccaggcgggagttgatctcttctgccaggc is from Dryobates pubescens isolate bDryPub1 chromosome 20, bDryPub1.pri, whole genome shotgun sequence and encodes:
- the LOC104297901 gene encoding GTP-binding protein Rhes; the encoded protein is MSPVVKEKNHVRLVFLGAAGVGKTALIRRFLMDTFEPKHRRTVEELHSKEYEVSGATLKVEILDTSGSYSFPAMRKLSIQNSDAFALVYAVDDAESFESVKSLREEILEVKEDKFPPIVVVGNKAESGGERQVPAEDALSLVELDWNSRFVETSAKDNENVLEVFRELLQQANLPSRLSPALCKRRETLPKEQTLRPPMNKTNSCSVC